From Pseudopipra pipra isolate bDixPip1 chromosome 9, bDixPip1.hap1, whole genome shotgun sequence, a single genomic window includes:
- the LOC135418500 gene encoding vitellogenin-2-like → MSGRASFAFTMRGIIFLLVLTLVGSQKFDFDPGFSSRKSYLYSYEGWVLNGLQEKNLAKAGVRLSSKVEISGLSENTYLLKIRPPQFEEYNGIWPRDSFTRSSKITQMVSSCFTQPFKFEYNSGRVGNIYGPEDCPNTCINIVRGILNMIQITIKKSQNVYELQEAGIGGVCHTRYIIQEDRKNSRVSVTKTVDQNNCQEKVVKSVGMAYIYPCPVDMMKERLVKGTAAFSYKLKQSDSGTLITEVVSQQVYQFSPLSEPTGVAVMEARQQLTLLEVRSERGSSPDLSMQSYGGLRYQFPAELPQMPLQLIKMKNPEQRIVEILQHIVLNNQQDFHDDLPYRFLELVQLCRIASANVLESTWRQCSDKPRYRRWLLSAVSATGTTEALKFIKSRIRNDDLNHLQALLSVSFALHLTKADEHTVPIAADLVTSSRIQKSPLLQQVASLAYSSVVNRYCSQTSACPKEALQPIHDLADEAISRGREDKMKLALKCIGNMGDPTSMKRILKFLPIFSSSAPEIPIHIQIDAIMALRKIAWKDSKTVQGYLIQILADQSLPPEVRMMACAVIFETRPALPLITTIANVVMKESNLQVASFVYAHMKALAKSRLPYTYNISSACNIALKMLAPRLDRLSYRYSKVIRVGAYFDNYKVGAAGDIFIMNSPGTMFPSAIISKLMAYSAGSVADLAEAGVRVEGLTDVIMKRNIPFAEYPTYKKIKEIGKALLGWKELPTETPLISAYLKLFGQELAYISINKEVLQQAVKTVLEPADRNTVLKRLISQIHSGIAGQWTQPVWLGELRYIVSTCTGLPLEYGSYTAALARAAVSIDGKITPPLTGDFRPSQLLESTVQIRSDINPSLYVQTVATMGVNTEYFQHAVEIQGKVLTRVPMKFDTKIDVKLKNIKIETDPCHEETEIVVGRHKAFAVSRNIGELGVEKRTSILPGDASLNIVEEPFKPSERASSEGFTKQEADSMARKHADSSQEDLRHVTGRKTHKRDICVKMHHLGCQLCFSRRSRDASFLKNTYLHRLIGEHEAKIVLIPVETDADIDKIQLEIQAGSRVASKIIQEVNSESKEEDEPSLYKDIQAKLKKILGIENVFKVANKTRHQKKRPSKKENIVLRELGTDPDAKRPFSSSSASSAASSSSSSAVSPDHKKAVDEDENDQEKQDTSSKSSSSGRISKSSSKSSSSSSKSSSSSSKSSSKSSSSSSKSSSSSSKSSSSSSSSSSSSSSRSSKSSSSSRSSKSSSSSRSSSSRSSSSSSSSRSSKSSSSSRSSKSSSSSRSSKSSSSSRSSKSSSSSSKSSSSSSSSSSSSHHSHGHHSRHLNGSSSSSESLSRYSHGHHSGHWDGDSSSTYSKIWEVHEIYQYRFKSAHRQEFPKTELPTDRLSSSYSSTRSSRASSRPASRPKFLGDVKTPVLAVFLHGIHNDKKTGGLQLVIYAVIDSIRPQMQVFVSNLTDSSKWKLCADASVLNAHKAVAYLKWGENCQDYKISTELVTGRFAAHPAVQVKLEWPKVPSSVRSIAEWFYKFIPGAALMLGFSEKTDKNPSRQARVIVALTSPRTCDVVIKLPDIILYEKAMRLPLSLPVGPRIPASELQPPIWNVFAEAPSAVLQNLKAQCSVSYNQITTFNEVQFNYTMPANCYHILAQDCSSDLKFLVMMRNAEEAVNLKAINIKIGIHDIDMRPANGRVKLLVDGVESPMTNVSYTSAGASLWIHSENQGLVLLAPAYGIDKLYFDGYTFRIQVALWMAGKMCGICGKYDAECEEEFRMPNGYVAKNAVSFGHSWILEEKPCRGVCKLRRSFVKLEKTVQLAGVESKCYSTEPVLRCMKGCSATKTTPVSVGFHCLPADSATSLTDKQTKFDQKSEDMQDTVDAHIACSCEDEDCSA, encoded by the exons ATGTCTGGCAGAGCCTCATTCGCCTTCACTATGAGGGGAATCATATTTTTACTAGTGCTCACCCTTGTAG GTAGCCAGAAGTTTGACTTTG ACCCTGGATTCAGTAGTAGGAAGAGCTACTTGTACAGTTATGAAGGCTGGGTGTTGAATGGGCTTCAAGAAAAGAATTTAGCCAAAGCTGGCGTACGCCTGAGCAGCAAAGTAGAGATCAGTGGGCTATCAGAAAACACTTACCTCCTCAAG ATCCGCCCTCCACAATTTGAGGAATACAATGGCATCTGGCCCAGAGACTCGTTCACTCGATCTTCCAAAATCACCCAGATGGTTTCCTCATGCTTTACCCAGCCCTTCAAGTTTGAATACAATAGTGGACGGGTTGGAAACATTTATGGCCCAGAAGACTGTCCCAATACTTGCATTAACATAGTGAGAGGAATACTGAACATGATACAGATAACCATTAAAAAGTCACAGAATGTGTATGAATTGcaagag GCTGGAATTGGAGGTGTTTGCCATACAAGGTACATCATCCAGGAAGACAGGAAGAACAGCCGGGTCTCTGTTACCAAAACCGTAGACCAAAATAACTGCCAGGAAAAAGTGGTGAAGAGTGTTGGAATGGCTTACATCTATCCTTGTCCTGTTGACATGATG AAAGAAAGGCTCGTAAAAGGGACTGCAGCTTTCTCCTACAAGCTGAAGCAGTCAGACAGTGGTACCCTGATCACAGAGGTGGTGTCTCAGCAGGTGTATCAGTTCTCACCACTCAGTGAACCTACTGGTGTTGCTGTCATGGAAGCAAG ACAACAACTCACCTTGCTTGAAGTGAGAAGTGAACGGGGCAGCTCCCCAGACCTTTCCATGCAGAGCTATGGAGGCCTGCGTTACCAGTTCCCAGCAGAATTGCCACAGATGCCATTGCAGCTAATCAAGATGAAAAACCCTGAGCAACGG ATAGTTGAAATACTGCAACACATAGTCCTGAATAACCAACAAGATTTCCATGATGATCTTCCATACCGATTCCTGGAACTTGTCCAGCTCTGCCGGATAGCAAGTGCTAACGTGCTGGAGTCCACCTGGAGACAATGTTCAGATAAACCCCGCTATAG GCGATGGCTGCTGAGTGCAGTTTCTGCAACAGGCACCACAGAAGCACTCAAATTCATTAAGAGCAGAATCCGCAATGATGACCTTAACCACCTTCAGGCTCTTCTAAGTGTTTCCTTTGCTCTCCATTTAACCAAAGCTGATGAACACACTGTTCCAATAGCAGCA gaTTTAGTGACCAGTTCTCGAATCCAGAAAAGTCCCCTACTTCAACAAGTTGCTAGCTTGGCATACAGTTCTGTGGTCAATAGATACTGTTCTCAGACCTCAGCTTGTCCTAAAGAAGCTCTCCAG CCCATCCACGACCTGGCAGATGAAGCGATCAGCAGGGGCCGTgaagacaaaatgaaattaGCTCTGAAGTGCATTGGCAACATGGGAGATCCAACCAGCATGAAGCGCATCCTGAAGTTCCTTCCCATATTTTCATCCAGTGCTCCTGAGATCCCCATCCACATTCAGATTGATGCCATAATGGCCTTGAGAAAAATAGCTTGGAAAGACTCCAAAACT gTGCAGGGATATCTCATCCAGATCCTTGCAGATCAGTCGCTTCCCCCTGAGGTGCGCATGATGGCTTGTGCCGTTATCTTTGAGACAAGACCTGCCCTTCCTTTGATAACAACAATAGCCAATGTGGTGATGAAGGAGAGCAATTTGCAAGTGGCAAGTTTCGTGTATGCCCACATGAAGGCTTTGGCAAAAAGCAGGTTGCCGTACACGTACAACAT ATCTTCAGCTTGCAATATCGCCCTTAAGATGCTGGCCCCCAGATTGGACAGGCTGAGCTATCGGTATAGCAAGGTGATACGTGTTGGTGCTTACTTCG ATAACTATAAAGTTGGTGCTGCTGGAGACATCTTTATTATGAACAGCCCAGGAACAATGTTCCCATCAGCAATAATTTCCAAGCTGATGGCATATTCTGCAGGGTCAGTGGCTGATTTGGCGGAG GCTGGTGTCCGCGTGGAAGGCCTCACAGATGTCATCATGAAACGAAATATCCCATTTGCTGAATATCCCACATACAAAAAGATAAAGGAGATTGGAAAAGCT CTGTTGGGATGGAAGGAGCTGCCAACAGAAACCCCCTTGATATCAGCCTACTTGAAACTCTTTGGCCAAGAGCTGGCCTACATCAGCATCAATAAGGAAGTCCTACAACAGGCTGTGAAG ACTGTGCTAGAACCTGCTGACAGGAACACAGTGCTGAAGAGACTCATTAGCCAAATCCACAGTGGCATTGCAGGACAATGGACACAACCAGTGTGGCTGGGAGAGCTGCGATACATCGTGTCTACCTGCACCGGTCTGCCACTGGAGTACGGGTCATACACGGCTGCTCTGGCCCGGGCAGCAGTCAGCA TTGATGGAAAGATAACCCCCCCTTTAACTGGAGATTTTAGACCTTCACAGTTGCTTGAATCCACTGTGCAGATTCGATCCGACATAAACCCAAG CTTGTATGTACAGACAGTTGCAACAATGGGTGTCAACACAGAATACTTCCAACATGCTGTTGAAATTCAAGGCAAGGTCCTGACAAGAGTGCCAATGAAGTTTGACACCAAGATAGatgtgaaactgaaaaatattaagaTTGAAACAGATCCATGTCATGAGGAAACTGAGATAGTGGTTGGAAG ACATAAGGCTTTTGCTGTATCAAGAAATATAGGAGAACTAGGTGTTGAAAAGAGAACTTCAATTCTCCCAGGGGATGCTTCATTAAATATTGTGGAAGAACCTTTCAAACCATCAGAGAGAGCTTCCAGTGAAGGTTTCACAAAG CAAGAAGCCGACAGCATGGCAAGGAAACATGCTGATAGCTCTCAAGAGGATCTTCGCCATGtcacaggaagaaaaacccATAAACGAGACATTTGTGTCAAAATGCATCACCTTGGTTGtcagctctgcttttccagaAGGTCACGAGATGCCAGCTTcctaaaaaatacatatttgcaCAGATTAATTGGAGAACACGAAGCTAAAATAGTCTTGATCCCAG TTGAAACAGATGCTGATATTGACAAAATTCAGCTGGAGATTCAAGCAGGATCCAGAGTGGCTTCCAAAATAATTCAAGAGGTAAACTCAGAGTCTAAGGAAGAAGATGAACCATCTCTATATAAGGACATTCAAGCtaaactgaagaaaattctAGGCATTGAAAATGTGTTCAAG GTTGCAAATAAAACACGACACCAGAAGAAGCGAccttcaaagaaagaaaacattgtgCTAAGAGAGCTTGGGACAGACCCCGATGCAAAACGTCCCTTCAGCTCATCTTCTGCCTCCTCagctgcctcctcttcctcatcatCTGCTGTTTCTCCTGATCATAAAAAGGCTGTGGATGAAGATGAGAATGATCAAGAAAAGCAAGATACaagcagcaagagcagcagtAGTGGCAGAATtagcaagagcagcagcaagagcagcagcagcagcagcaagagcagcagcagcagcagcaagagcagcagcaagagcagcagcagcagcagcaagagcagcagcagcagcagcaagagcagcagtagcagcagtagcagtagcagcagcagtagcagtaggagcagcaagagcagcagtagcagcaggagcagcaagagcagcagtagcagcaggagcagtagcagcaggagcagtagcagcagcagtagcagtaggagcagcaagagcagcagtagcagtaggagcagcaagagcagcagtagcagtaggagcagcaagagcagcagtagcagtaggagcagcaagagcagcagtagcagcagcaagagcagcagtagcagtagcagcagcagtagcagcagtCATCATAGCCATGGGCATCACTCAAGGCATCTGAATggcagcagtagcagcagcGAGTCATTGAGCCGCTATAGCCATGGGCATCATTCAGGACATTGGGATGGCGACAGCAGCAGCACATATTCCAAAATATGG GAAGTTCATGAGATTTACCAGTACCGCTTTAAATCAGCACATAGACAAGAG ttccCAAAAACAGAACTCCCAACTGACCGACTTAGCAGCTCGTACTCTTCTACCAGATCCAGTCGTGCCTCATCTAGACCTGCTTCCCGG CCTAAGTTTTTGGGAGATGTTAAAACACCAGTATTAGCTGTTTTTCTTCATGGCATCCATAACGATAAGAAGACAGGAGGCCTCCAGCTCGTGATATATGCTGTTATTGACTCCATCAGGCCCCAGATGCAGGTATTTGTGTCAAACCTCACAGATTCAAGCAAGTGGAAGCTCTGTGCTGATGCTTCAGTCCTCAATGCTCACAAGGCAGTG GCTTACTTGAAATGGGGAGAGAATTGCCAGGACTACAAGATTTCGACTGAGCTGGTGACTGGGCGGTttgctgcccaccctgctgtACAAGTGAAACTTGAGTGGCCTAAAGTTCCTTCCAGTGTGAGATCCATAGCTGAATG GTTTTACAAGTTCATCCCTGGGGCTGCACTTATGCTGGGGTTCTCTGAAAAAACAGACAAGAATCCTTCTCGACAAGCCAGAGTGATCGTGGCTCTAACTTCTCCAAGGACGTGTGATGTTGTTATCAAGCTTCCTGAT ATTATCCTCTATGAAAAAGCCATGAGGCTTCCCCTGTCACTTCCTGTAGGTCCGAGGATACCAGcctcagagctgcagcctccCATCTGGAATGTCTTTGCTGAAGCTCCCTCTGCAGTGCTCCAGAATTTGAAAG CTCAGTGCTCAGTTTCCTACAACCAGATCACAACCTTTAATGAAGTTCAGTTTAACTACACGATGCCAGCAAACTGCTACCACATCTTGGCTCAGGATTGCAGCTCTGACCTTAAGTTCCTGGTGATGATGAGGAATGCTGAAGAAGCTGTGAATCTAAAAGCAATCAACATCAAGATTGGCATTCA TGACATTGATATGCGTCCTGCAAACGGACGGGTGAAGCTGCTGGTAGATGGAGTTGAAAGCCCCATGACAAATGTTTCATACACATCTGCTG gTGCTTCTCTGTGGATCCACAGTGAAAATCAAGGGCTTGTACTTCTCGCCCCAGCCTATGGCATTGATAAATTGTACTTTGATGGATACACATTCAGG atTCAAGTTGCTTTATGGAtggcagggaaaatgtgtgGAATATGTGGAAAATATGATGCTGAATGTGAAGAGGAATTTCGGATGCCCAACGGATATGTAGCTAAAAATGCAGTGAGCTTTGGGCATTCTTGGATTTTGGAAGAAAAGCCTTGTAGAGGAG TCTGCAAACTGCGACGCTCATTTGTGAAGCTTGAGAAGACAGTTCAACTCGCCGGTGTAGAGTCCAAGTGCTATTCCACAGAGCCAGTGCTGCGCTGTATGAAAGGATGCTCTGCCACCAAGACTACTCCAGTCAGTGTTGGCTTCCACTGTCTCCCTGCTG ATTCAGCTACCAGCCTGACAGACAAACAGACGAAGTTTGACCAGAAGTCAGAGGATATGCAGGACACTGTTGATGCACACATAGCATGTTCTTGTGAGGATGAAGACTGCAGTGCGTGA